The following proteins are co-located in the Telopea speciosissima isolate NSW1024214 ecotype Mountain lineage chromosome 9, Tspe_v1, whole genome shotgun sequence genome:
- the LOC122640195 gene encoding probable galacturonosyltransferase-like 1, with the protein MPKPTPYYIFYLLNLMLSLSFSLITTPTSSASPNFREAPEFYNSPECPPIPDDESSDHHEGSYFCSDHTVHVAMTLDAAYIRGSMAAIQWVLQHSYCPQNVVFHFVASASADAVHLRSTIAKSFPYLRFQVYTFDDSAVAGLISTSIRAALDCPLNYARNYLANLLPLCVRRVVYLDSDLVLVDDIAKLAAIPLGDHSVLAAPEYCNANFPSSFTPTFWSNPALSLTFAGRKACYFNTGVMVIDLERWRAGDYTTKIVEWMELQKRMRIYELGSLPPFLLVFAGNIAPVDYRWNQHARPMKRMICIWGFILW; encoded by the coding sequence ATGCCCAAACCAACACCCTATTACATCTTCTATCTTCTGAATCTTATGCTTAGCCTAAGCTTCTCATTAATCACAACCCCCACCTCGTCTGCTTCTCCCAATTTTAGAGAAGCCCCTGAGTTCTACAATTCTCCAGAATGTCCCCCGATCCCAGATGATGAAAGCAGCGACCACCATGAAGGATCCTACTTTTGCTCCGATCATACCGTTCACGTAGCAATGACGCTTGACGCAGCTTACATAAGGGGATCCATGGCAGCCATCCAATGGGTTCTCCAACACTCCTACTGCCCTCAAAACGTTGTCTTCCATTTCGTCGCCTCTGCCTCCGCCGACGCCGTTCACCTGCGAAGCACCATTGCCAAATCCTTCCCATATTTGAGGTTCCAAGTTTACACTTTTGATGACTCCGCCGTGGCAGGTCTCATCTCCACCTCAATTCGTGCCGCACTCGACTGCCCACTTAACTACGCTCGCAACTACCTCGCTAATCTCTTACCACTCTGTGTCCGCCGAGTCGTCTACCTCGACTCGGATCTTGTTCTCGTCGACGACATCGCTAAACTCGCCGCTATCCCACTCGGTGACCACTCGGTCTTAGCAGCTCCGGAGTACTGCAATGCCAATTTCCCCTCTTCCTTCACTCCAACCTTCTGGTCTAATCCTGCTCTCTCCTTGACCTTCGCGGGTCGTAAAGCTTGCTACTTTAACACCGGAGTCATGGTAATCGATCTCGAGCGATGGCGTGCTGGGGACTACACTACCAAGATTGTGGAGTGGATGGAGTTACAGAAGAGAATGAGGATTTACGAATTGGGTTCGTTGCCTCCATTTCTGCTTGTCTTTGCAGGGAATATTGCCCCAGTAGATTACCGGTGGAATCAACACGCCCGACCGATGAAGAGAATGATTTGTATTTGGGGTTTTATATTATGGTAA